The stretch of DNA GACCTGTTGCTTGATGTTTCCGTCCCGCGCACCGGGCACTGGCGGATGACTGTCCGCTCTTCGGCGGATGTGACCGTTACCGCGGGAGGTTCACCCGAGCCGGATGGCAGCGTTTCCGTGTGGCAGGGTGATCTGGCGGCGGGAGACAAGCAGCGGGTAAGCGTCCGGTTGCTTCCGAATGGGCAGGCGGCGGTTCACGAAGTGACCCTCCGATTGGTGGGCCCGAGTTTTGCGGACGCCGCGGCGGTGAGCGTGATGCTCCCCGCGCAAATGGCGCCGTCCACGAGCTCTCCGCTCCAATGGCGCACATCTCAGGCCACCACGCTCCGCCAGGCGCTTGCCGCGCTGGCCGCGTACCGCGCAACACCGATTTCCGCGCCCTCCGGCGCTCTGGATCAGCCGGTCACCGTAAACGCCAGCGGAATAAATGCCGAAGATGTGCTTGACGCAGTTGCAGCCGCCGCATCGTTGAAGGTGGATCGCTCCGATAGCGCGTGCAACCTGCACCGATGACACTGGGCCGAAAAAGCGGGAGACCTGTACAGGTCTCCCGCTTTCTTTTCATCCTGCTGCCTGGTGGCGCAATTTCTGCAGCGCCTGATGCTCGATCTGGCGGATGCGTTCCTTGCTGAGGTGAACCCGCTTCCCCACGTCCGCAAGCGTTCGCTCGCCGCCGCCATCCAACCCGAAACGCAGCCTCACGATCTCGCGCTCGCGCGGATCCAGCCTCTGAAGCATGTCTTCGACAGTCTCCTGCTTCCACTCCTCGCCCGGCTCCGGTGTCGGTGTCGCCTGCGTATCTGCAAGTAAATCGCCGAGCATTTCGTCGGTATCGTCGCTCAACGGCGCGTCGAGGCTCACGGTCTGGGTCGCCAGGGTGGACAGCTCCTGCACGAGTTCCGCGGGCAGCCCGCTGGCGTCCGCGATCTCTTCGTTCGTGGGTTCGCGCCCCAGCTCCTGTCGGAGAGTCTGCGCCACGTGCGACACTTTGAGTGTGAGGCGGGCCACGTTGTTGGGAAGGCGGATGCTTCGCCCCTGATTCACGACGGCGCGCGTGACGGCCTGGTAAATCCAGGGCGTGGCGTAGGTCGAGAACCGGACACCGCGCGTGGGGTCGAACTTCTCAACGGCGCGCAGCAGGCCGATATTGCCTTCCTGGATAAGGTCTTCGAAGGGGACGCCAAGGCCCCGGAAACGCTTGGCAACGCTTACCACGAGGCGGTAGTTGGCTTCGGCAAGCCGTTCCGCCGCCGCGTCATCGCCGCTCTGGCACAGCCTGGCCAGCCCAATTTCCTCGTGTGCCTTAAGCAGCGGCTTTCGGCCCACTCGGTTCATCCAGGACTGGACTGCATTTCCTTCGGAAACGTCATGGGATCTCTTCGGCATATGCCTCACCAGCCTCGGTAGTGCGCTCGCTGGGCGAACAAATGGCCACCCCTGTGGTTTCCACCCTGACGGAACGGGCCGCCATTATCTCACGGCGCCGAGAGCGCGTGTACGCGGCACGACAAAGCGCCCCCACCATCCATGATTGTGGCGTTCACGAGGCGCGGGAACAGCCTCGGCCAAACCGGTGATGGACATCACTTGTGTATTTGATTCCCGAATCGTGTGTCCGGCAAACACTCCTCAAGCTGCAAGGCCCAAAAAGTATGCCGCGAGGAGGGCAGGGCGCACCCAGTCTCGCGGCATTCCGTTCAGGAGTGAACAATTATATATACACCTTCGCGGCCACATTTCCTACAGGTATTCGGCTCTCTACGACCGAAAGGCCAGGCGTTTCATGGCGACTTTGTCCGGGCGCCATCCGCTGCGATGAAACGCGCCCGGCAACGTCTCGGTTACGAGCGAGCCTTTCGGCAGGGACTTGGCGAACCGTCCGAGGGCAATCATCTGCGCGGGTGTGAGATCGGTTTCTGTATGAGACGCAACGGCGCGCACCACGCCCGGCCACTGGGCGATGGCGGATGGCTTCTGCATCGCTTCCCGGAGCGCGCGCATGAAATCCTGCTGCCTCTTCACGCGGCCGATGTCCGCCATGGCGTCGTGCCGGAATCGGACGAACTGCATAGCGTGCTCGCCGTCCAGGTGGTTCGGCCCGGCGGGGATATTGATCTCCAGATTGGCCCAGTGGTCTGTATACCGGAGCGGTTTTTCCACGGTGACGTCCACGCCGCCGAGGGCATCCACCGCGTCCCGGAACGCGTCCAGGTTCACGGCAACCGTATGGTCCACCTTGGCGCCGATGAGGTTTTCCACCGTGCGCCGCGAAAGGTCGACGCCGCCAAATGCGTACGCGGCGTTGATCTTGTGCATGCCACGGCCGGGGATTTCGGCTTCGGTGTCCCGGGGAATCGAGATCAGGTGGGCTTTACCGCCATCCAGGTCGAGATCGGCCAGCATCATGGTGTCGGACCTGCCCGGAGCATCGATGCGTTGACCGTTGGTCCCGTAATCGCGGTCGGAGCCCATCACAAGGAGCAGAACCCGGGGGCTTCCGAACGTCTGGGCGGGCGTAGCGGCAGGCCACGCGGCCGCGGCGGCGGCTCTGATATCGGGAAACGCCAGCAGGGCGCCGCACGTCGCAACCATCGTGAAGATCGCCAGCGTTCGGACGATCCCCCACGCGGAGCGGCGCTTCCGGGATGCGCGAGGCGAGCGTCCGGCGGGCCGCCGTTTCGTTACGAGTTCTCCGTGCGAAGTCCGCCAAGGCTGATGGGCGGTGGTATTAAGTGTTCGGGAAGGGACGAAAAGGTCGAGCGGCCGCGGCATTGAGGCTTCTCCATGTGTTAAAAGAGGATATGGTCACATAATAGGACGAATAAGAGCACACGTGTAGGGAACGTTCGTTTGCTTCGACACATTTCCTCTGATGTAACGTTTACCATAGATGCATCGTACGGTCCGAAGAGGACAAATCGAAGGCGCCGGCGCGCTCCGCGTTGACCCTTGGCCGGCGGTGTGCTACCGTAGAGGAGTTCGAAGGGAAGTACCAAACGTGAACGTGGGTCTGGTCCGCTTTGTGGACCGCAAAATCGGGGTCCCGCTCTGTTGCGCCGCAGCATTCGCGCAAAAAGTCTCGCCCAGGCGATGGCTTGGGCGGGAACGCGCCGCGCAGGCACTGACATATCCCCGCAAGATTTTGATGATGAAATGGGTGGGCTTCGGGAACCTCATCCTCGCCTCGCCAGCGGTTGCCGCGTTCCGCGAGAAGTTCCCCGATGCCGAGATCACATTCGTCACCATCTCCGCGAACCGCGGGCTCCTGGAACGCTACCCGATGGTGGACCACGTTCACTACTTCAACGTCACCGGCCTCCGCTCCGTCGTTCACGAAACCCTGCGACTCTTGCGCTTCATGTACCGCGAGCGCTTCGACATGGTTGTGGATTTTGAGCAGTTTTCCCGCTACTCCGCGCTGATCGCGGGCCTCGGCAACGCACCGGTGCGCGTGGGGTTCGCTACGGCGGGCCAGGGGCGTTCCGGCGTATACAGCCACCCGGTGGAATACCGCGACGGCGTGCATATGGCGGACGTGTTCTGTGATCTCGCGCGCGCCGTCGGCGGCGTCCCACGGCCGGAAGGTCTGGCGGAGTTCTCACTCAGCGACGCCGACCTGCTGAAAGCGGAAGCCTTCCTTGGCGCGGAGGGGCTGTTGGACAGGCCGTTTGTCGTGATCCACCCCGGAACGGGGGAAAACGCGCCGCAGAGACGCTGGCCCGCCGAGAGGTTCGCCGAACTGGCCGACCAGATTATCCAGGAATCCGGGATGGCCGTTGTCTTCAGCGGTTCGCCGCGGGAGAAAGAGCTTGTGGACTCGGTGCGCGGGCGCATGAAATCGCCGGCCTCCTCCACCGCCGGCCTCCTCAATCTGAGCGCGTTCGCGGCGGTTCTACAGAGCGCGCAAATGATAGTATGCGCCGACACCGGTCCGGTCCACCTTGCCGCGGCGCTCCAGGTGCCGGCGGTGGCGTTCTACGGGCCCAACGATCCCACGCTTTACGGCCCGGTTGGCGCGCAGAACACGGTGCTTTACAGGAACCTTCCCTGCAGCCCCTGTATTACGAATTTCAACGACAAGTCCACGAATTGCCCGCACGGAGAGTGCATTCAGGGCATCACGGTTGAGGAGACATATCTTGCGATCCAGCGACGCCCGGTCCGGAGAATCCCCGGCGGACCTTCCGGAACAGGTTCCCAGCGAGTGGTATGACCGCGATTACTACCTCCAGAACATGGAGGGAGGAGAACTCTTCGTCTCCACCGGCGGCCGCCAGATAACCCCGCGGCACGCGAAACTCCTCTCCATGACGTCCATCAAGCCCGGCCAGCGCGTGTTGGATGTGGGCTGCGGTCGCGGCGAATTGGTCCTGCAGGCCGGTATTCTGGGCGCAACGGCAAAGGGAATGGACTACTCGCGAGACGCCATCGCCCTTGCCAACGATGCGCTTGCTACCTACGACGACGAGTTCCGCGCGCGCGTCTCTTTCAGCGTCGGCGACGCCGTGGAACTGAGCCTGGCGGGGGAGACTTTCGACCGGATATTCTTCATCGACGTAGCGGAGCACCTTCATCAGCACGAATTGGAGAGGACCCTCAACACGTTGAGGACGCTCCTGGCGCCCGGCGGCGAACTCATCGTTCACACGGCCCCCAACAAGCTGTTCTACAGGTACTCCTATCCCGTGATCCGCGCCCTCTATCCGGTCATCCGGCGCGTCTTCCCAGCGGCCGCGGCGCTCGCCGCCACCAAGCCCAACTGGAAAGGCGACCGCCTGCCGAAGAATCCCGAGGAAGGCCAGGGGTACAATGAGCACGTCCACGTCAATGAGCAAACGCCTTTCACGCTGAAAGCGACGTTGACCAAGTGCGAAATGACTTCGGAAATCCGGATGGTTCCGTTCCTCCGACAGGTGGACGGCAAGGCCCTGCGCACGCTCTACAACATCCTCGGCATGAAGCCTTGGTCCTATGTGACCAGCGCGGAGATTGTGGCCATCTGTCACGCCGCGTAGACTGCGGGCCTGGGGCGGCCGCGCGAGCAAGGCTTTCGGCCGGGCGCCGGCGATATCCGGCCAGTTGAAGCGCGCCCCCATTCCCGCGTATCGTATTGGTATGCGATCCGACCCGGTACCATCACCCACGCCTGCGATATCCCCGAAAGAATGGCGAAACGTTGCGCTCATCTGGATCGGGGCCCTGCTGCTGTGGATTCCATTTTACTGGCACGCGCGCCCGATAGCCCTCCAGGATCCGGACGCCCAGGACTATGCTCAAATTGCCCGCAATGTGGCCGAGGGCAAGGGCTTCATCACCAGCATCATGCCGTTGGGCGGCCTCGAGTGGATGAAGCAGACCGGCCGCCTCGGTCAGCCATGGTGGAACCTCCACCGGTTTCCGCTGCCGTCCCTGATACAGGCCGGGTTGATGAAGGTCGTCGGCCCGCGCGATTTCGCAATCAGCCTGTCCTCGGCGCTGTTCTTTTTCTTCGCCATACCGCTGGTCTACCTGTTCGCGCGGAGGATGTTCTCACACCGGGTAGCGCTGCTGTCCACGTTTCTGTTCGCGTTCAACGGCGGGCAATTGGGCGATTCGATCACCGGGCTCACGGAACCCGCCGCACTGTTCTTCTTCCTCGCGGCGCTGTACCTGGTGCTATGGCCCTCGAGATGGTGGCACATACCGCTCGCCGGCCTCATCACCGGCCTGGCGTTTCTCAACCGCTACAGCGTCGCTTTGTATGCCCTGCCGATGCTGATTCTCATCTGGAAGACGCATCGCCGGCGTCCTCTGGCCGCCGCGCTGGAGTTCGTTGTCCCGGCCGCGGCGGTGGCGTTTCCCTGGCTGTACCGAAACTACCTTCTGGCGGGCGACCCGCTGTTCAGCCTTACAACGGCGTTGATGGTGCGATACATGACCGCCGCGAGCCCGCACACACACGACTGGTATCAGTTCATCTACGAGAAACCGGCGCATTTCTGGATGGCACACCCGGGTTGGACGGTTAAGAAGTGGTTGATCCAGACCGGCGACCTCTGGTGGAACAACATCGACAGCATCGGAGACCTTGGCAAGGTGTTTCCCTTCTTCGTCGTCAGCACACTGCGGCCTATGGTGAACGAGGCCCAGCGCCTGCGCCGATGGCTGCTGGGCGTCTTCGTTCTGCACTTCGTGACGCTTGGGCTCCTGTCCAACATCCCGCGCTACTACGCGATATTCACGCCGTTTCTCATCATCTACGCGGCGGACGCCCTCCTGTGGATATGGGACCAGGTGCGACCAGGCCTCTCGCCGTCCCGCGCGTCCTTTGCCGTCTTTGTCACGGTACCGCTGTTGTTTGGCTCTCTGTACATCATCGGCCCCCCGCGCCGACCCCGCGAGGACCGCACCTGGGTGGAATGGAAACTCAACAACCAGCGATGGATCCACACCTCAACGCCCAAGGGCGCCATCATACTGAGCGACGTCCCCTGGAGCGTGGCCTGGTACGGCTACCGGCGCAGTCTACCTCTACCGCCCACCCCCGCCGACCTGCCGCGGTTCGCCGATTATGGCGTGACCCCCGACGGCATTTACCTGAAATCCCCGCGAAAGCGCATGAATGTACCGGACGGATGGGACGAATGGCGTGTTGTACAATTTGGACGCCTGCCGCTGCCCGGCTATGGGCCGCCGCACGTGTTCCCGGACCAAAGCGTGTACTACGCTCGCCTGCGATGATGCCGCCCGCATTTTTGCGCGGCAAATCGGTGTAACCGGGCACTCGTCATCGGGCGTATCAGGTAATAAATCTACCGGGGCCGCGGCCCCGGCCACAGGAGGCACCATGATCTTCGAGCCAGTCAGACCCAGTGTCCCCGACACATCCGTGTCCGAGCCCGCCGGGAATCCCGAAGCGAATGCGGATTTTGTCAGCCGCCATCAATGGAGCGCCGAACGGCCGTCCGCGCTGGTCATCGCGTGTTCCGACGGCCGCATGCGCGCGCATCTGGACGATTTTCTCAACAACCATCTCGGCATCAACGCCTACGACAGGCTGTACGTTCCCGGCGGACCGGGGGGCCTGGCCGGCGGCGCCGCAGAGTTTTCCCGTGCGGCGCAGATGGTGAGCGAATGCCAGTTCCTGGTGAAATCCCACGGAACCAGCGAAGTCATCCTCATCTTCCACGGTGCGGCGCCGGACGGGCCGGACGAGGCTGTTTGCGCCGATTATTCCCGCAAACACTCAGATCGCGCTCGCGTGCCGCAAATGCAGGATACGGACCTGAAAGAGTTGCTCCGCACCGCCTTCTCCGGGCCGGATGCCCCAAAGGTGCGGGCCTTCAATGCCAACGTGACGGCCGCCGGAAAGGTCCTGTTCACGCGCCTGGATTGTGGCCGGTAAACCGCCCGCCTGCACGCAAGCACAATAGCGGTTTCCCCTTCACCCGCTATGCTCAATTTGGGAACCAAACGGGCCCGATATACGACTTATACTGTGGACGGGATGCCTCGGCTCGCCGGGGTACCCGCCCCTCGCAACATATGACATCTGGAGGTAGATCCGAAATGCACAAACAAGATGGGTTCTGGCAGAAGCCTTCCAACACAGTTTTGATGGTTATCAGTGTTTTGGCTTTGGGTTTCTCGCTCGTGGCGCTTTTCCGCCGTGACGCGATCGAAACCGCCTCGGCGCAGCAGGCGGCTGCAACCACCGGCAAGCAGCGCGTCGCCCTGGGCGTCCTGCAGGACGGTTTCGTGGGAATCGCCGATGCGGTGGAGCCGAGCGTGGTGAGCATCGAGGCGACGACGAGGCCGGATGCCAACGCCACCCCCGATTCCGGCGACAACGGGGACAACAGCGCCCCGTTCCAACTCCCGGACCCGTTCGGGTTTTTCCGAAACTCGCCTAATCAGCCCTCCCCCCAGCCGCAGCCCCGAATGGGCATCAGCACCGGCAGCGGCGTTATCGTGCGCGTGGACGGCAACACCTGCTACGTGCTGACAAACCTCCATGTGGTGGATGGCGCCAGCAAGATCCAGGTCATCCTGGCCGGCAAGGACGGCGAGAAGGTAGACGGCAAGGTCGTCGGTTCCGATGACAAGACCGACCTCGCGTTGATCAGCATGGCGACGCCGGCGGGCGTTACACGGGCCAATATCCCCAAGCTGGCGGACTCCAATAAGGTGAAGGTCGGCCAGTGGGCCATCGCCATCGGCAACCCGCTGGGCGTTGGCGAAACGCTGACGGTGGGCGTCATCAGCGCCACCGGGCGCGAATTGTCCGGCGTGGAAGGGTTCAAAGATTATCGCGACATGATCCAGACGGACGCCAGCATCAACCCCGGAAACTCCGGCGGACCGCTGGTGGACATCAACGGTGACGTGATCGGCATCAACACGGCCATCGCCAGCCCGAACCGCGGCGGCGTGGGCATCGGCTTCGCCATTCCAATCAACGTGGCCAAGAGCATTCTGGATCAGTTGATCTCCAAGGGCAGCGTAACGCGCGGCTACCTGGGCGTCGCTGTGAGCCAGATGAACCGCAAGCTCAGCCCTGAACTGAAGAAGTATTACGGCGTTGAGTATGGCGCGCTTGTGGAACAGGTGAACGACAACACCCCCGCCGCCAAGGCAGGCGTTAAGCCCGAGGACGTCATCACCTCCTGGAACGGTCAGAAGATCGCGGACTTCGACGACCTTGAGGCCGCCGTTACGTCCACGCCTCCCGGTCGCCAGGTGGATCTGGTGGTCGTGCGCGGCGGCAAGCAGGTCACGCTTAAGGTGACGACCGAGAAGCGCAAGTCGGAAGAGGAACTGGCCAAGGACATCAACGGCGCGCCGTCGCCCGGCGCCGCGGATCAGCCCGGCAAGGAGACCAAACTCGCCACGCTCGGCATGTCCGTAAGCTCATTGTCCCCGCAGGACGCGCAGCGCCTCGGCCTGGACGCGGCCATCAAGGGCGTGCTCGTCACGAAGTGGGACCTCAGCGGTCCCGCCTACGAAGCGGGCATCCCTCCGGGCAGCGTGATCCTTCGCGTCGGACGCACTCCCACGCCGACGGTTTCGGCCCTGATGGCCGCCATCAAGAACGTGAAGCCGGGCGAAGCGATCATCATGCAGGTGAACGCGCCCAGCGCCAGCGGCGGACGCAGCACCGGCATCCGGACGATCAAGCCCGAAGCGAAGTGAGGTGACGGGTGACAGGTGTCAGGTGACTGGTACCCGCGCCCAAGGAAAATCGGTGAACTGGGAAGCGGTCCGGAAACGGGCCGCTTCCCTTCTTTATTTGGGGGAGCGGCGCAAACGTCACAACCGATCAGGCATTCATATTAACACCGGGGATGGGTCATCGTGATACATCAGAATGGACTACAATCACGTCAGATTGATTAGCGTTCTTTCTTTGAGCGAGGAGGAATTGATCCAGCGGCCAGTACGTGGAGGACGAAATCCTTTACGACGCCTTCGGAAACGTGGTGATGCGCGACCTCTCCACGGTCGGCGACTACACCGTTCCCACCCCCACCCCGTTCCTCTGGGGCGGCAGCCACCAGTACCAGGCGGACTACGAGAGCGGTCTAATGCTGCTGGGCAACCGCTACTACGATCCTGCCATCGGCCGGTTCATTAGTCAGGACCCGGCGCAAGACGAGAGCAACTGGTATTCGTATTGCGGCAACAACCCGCTGGTCGCGGTGGACCCGAGCGGGCTGACTGAGAAAAAGGATCAAACGGCTTTGATTGTGATTGCCGATACCAAGGTTGGCAAGATGCAAGGTGCAAACGACCGTGCTGTCCAGAATCTCGCCAAGACGGCGGCTGGCTATTATGATGCCGAAGGATATGGCTCAGTCAAGATTCGTACAAACCCCACGGAGAAGCAGGTAGACCTCGCCTTGGCGGACAAGTCCGTGAACGCGCTCACATGGATTGGCCACGAAGCCTTCCCTGGCGCTGTCTCTGTCAACCCCGGGAAAGGTGGAAAAGGCAGCGATGGCATGCGCGGAGCCGATTTCGAGAGGGCATTGAGCGGACGGAAACTCGATGAGG from Armatimonadota bacterium encodes:
- a CDS encoding zf-HC2 domain-containing protein; this translates as MRCETISEYLSAYVENDLEPGLRLNVDQHIESCETCRADLAAVADLFRVLDEPVLLVESPGSLADDVMRRLRVEQKASRKTAGGWFASLSRGWQFATAGAGVVAVLAVVLALGPFHEGVTGGIGGRIPWKTPAPAVSTPPTVSVVGSLAGFRAAGTPDDLLLDVSVPRTGHWRMTVRSSADVTVTAGGSPEPDGSVSVWQGDLAAGDKQRVSVRLLPNGQAAVHEVTLRLVGPSFADAAAVSVMLPAQMAPSTSSPLQWRTSQATTLRQALAALAAYRATPISAPSGALDQPVTVNASGINAEDVLDAVAAAASLKVDRSDSACNLHR
- a CDS encoding sigma-70 family RNA polymerase sigma factor encodes the protein MPKRSHDVSEGNAVQSWMNRVGRKPLLKAHEEIGLARLCQSGDDAAAERLAEANYRLVVSVAKRFRGLGVPFEDLIQEGNIGLLRAVEKFDPTRGVRFSTYATPWIYQAVTRAVVNQGRSIRLPNNVARLTLKVSHVAQTLRQELGREPTNEEIADASGLPAELVQELSTLATQTVSLDAPLSDDTDEMLGDLLADTQATPTPEPGEEWKQETVEDMLQRLDPREREIVRLRFGLDGGGERTLADVGKRVHLSKERIRQIEHQALQKLRHQAAG
- a CDS encoding LCP family protein; the encoded protein is MPRPLDLFVPSRTLNTTAHQPWRTSHGELVTKRRPAGRSPRASRKRRSAWGIVRTLAIFTMVATCGALLAFPDIRAAAAAAWPAATPAQTFGSPRVLLLVMGSDRDYGTNGQRIDAPGRSDTMMLADLDLDGGKAHLISIPRDTEAEIPGRGMHKINAAYAFGGVDLSRRTVENLIGAKVDHTVAVNLDAFRDAVDALGGVDVTVEKPLRYTDHWANLEINIPAGPNHLDGEHAMQFVRFRHDAMADIGRVKRQQDFMRALREAMQKPSAIAQWPGVVRAVASHTETDLTPAQMIALGRFAKSLPKGSLVTETLPGAFHRSGWRPDKVAMKRLAFRS
- a CDS encoding glycosyltransferase family 9 protein gives rise to the protein MNVGLVRFVDRKIGVPLCCAAAFAQKVSPRRWLGRERAAQALTYPRKILMMKWVGFGNLILASPAVAAFREKFPDAEITFVTISANRGLLERYPMVDHVHYFNVTGLRSVVHETLRLLRFMYRERFDMVVDFEQFSRYSALIAGLGNAPVRVGFATAGQGRSGVYSHPVEYRDGVHMADVFCDLARAVGGVPRPEGLAEFSLSDADLLKAEAFLGAEGLLDRPFVVIHPGTGENAPQRRWPAERFAELADQIIQESGMAVVFSGSPREKELVDSVRGRMKSPASSTAGLLNLSAFAAVLQSAQMIVCADTGPVHLAAALQVPAVAFYGPNDPTLYGPVGAQNTVLYRNLPCSPCITNFNDKSTNCPHGECIQGITVEETYLAIQRRPVRRIPGGPSGTGSQRVV
- a CDS encoding class I SAM-dependent methyltransferase, whose translation is MRSSDARSGESPADLPEQVPSEWYDRDYYLQNMEGGELFVSTGGRQITPRHAKLLSMTSIKPGQRVLDVGCGRGELVLQAGILGATAKGMDYSRDAIALANDALATYDDEFRARVSFSVGDAVELSLAGETFDRIFFIDVAEHLHQHELERTLNTLRTLLAPGGELIVHTAPNKLFYRYSYPVIRALYPVIRRVFPAAAALAATKPNWKGDRLPKNPEEGQGYNEHVHVNEQTPFTLKATLTKCEMTSEIRMVPFLRQVDGKALRTLYNILGMKPWSYVTSAEIVAICHAA
- a CDS encoding glycosyltransferase family 39 protein, with protein sequence MRSDPVPSPTPAISPKEWRNVALIWIGALLLWIPFYWHARPIALQDPDAQDYAQIARNVAEGKGFITSIMPLGGLEWMKQTGRLGQPWWNLHRFPLPSLIQAGLMKVVGPRDFAISLSSALFFFFAIPLVYLFARRMFSHRVALLSTFLFAFNGGQLGDSITGLTEPAALFFFLAALYLVLWPSRWWHIPLAGLITGLAFLNRYSVALYALPMLILIWKTHRRRPLAAALEFVVPAAAVAFPWLYRNYLLAGDPLFSLTTALMVRYMTAASPHTHDWYQFIYEKPAHFWMAHPGWTVKKWLIQTGDLWWNNIDSIGDLGKVFPFFVVSTLRPMVNEAQRLRRWLLGVFVLHFVTLGLLSNIPRYYAIFTPFLIIYAADALLWIWDQVRPGLSPSRASFAVFVTVPLLFGSLYIIGPPRRPREDRTWVEWKLNNQRWIHTSTPKGAIILSDVPWSVAWYGYRRSLPLPPTPADLPRFADYGVTPDGIYLKSPRKRMNVPDGWDEWRVVQFGRLPLPGYGPPHVFPDQSVYYARLR
- a CDS encoding trypsin-like peptidase domain-containing protein, whose translation is MHKQDGFWQKPSNTVLMVISVLALGFSLVALFRRDAIETASAQQAAATTGKQRVALGVLQDGFVGIADAVEPSVVSIEATTRPDANATPDSGDNGDNSAPFQLPDPFGFFRNSPNQPSPQPQPRMGISTGSGVIVRVDGNTCYVLTNLHVVDGASKIQVILAGKDGEKVDGKVVGSDDKTDLALISMATPAGVTRANIPKLADSNKVKVGQWAIAIGNPLGVGETLTVGVISATGRELSGVEGFKDYRDMIQTDASINPGNSGGPLVDINGDVIGINTAIASPNRGGVGIGFAIPINVAKSILDQLISKGSVTRGYLGVAVSQMNRKLSPELKKYYGVEYGALVEQVNDNTPAAKAGVKPEDVITSWNGQKIADFDDLEAAVTSTPPGRQVDLVVVRGGKQVTLKVTTEKRKSEEELAKDINGAPSPGAADQPGKETKLATLGMSVSSLSPQDAQRLGLDAAIKGVLVTKWDLSGPAYEAGIPPGSVILRVGRTPTPTVSALMAAIKNVKPGEAIIMQVNAPSASGGRSTGIRTIKPEAK
- a CDS encoding RHS repeat-associated core domain-containing protein, with product MEDEILYDAFGNVVMRDLSTVGDYTVPTPTPFLWGGSHQYQADYESGLMLLGNRYYDPAIGRFISQDPAQDESNWYSYCGNNPLVAVDPSGLTEKKDQTALIVIADTKVGKMQGANDRAVQNLAKTAAGYYDAEGYGSVKIRTNPTEKQVDLALADKSVNALTWIGHEAFPGAVSVNPGKGGKGSDGMRGADFERALSGRKLDEARFFACHSNHNYELRDGIVGPGGHWTGADGFYQPVTGINSSIRGLKTLYEYERERAIMNGW